The Prochlorococcus marinus str. MIT 1214 sequence CTTTCCAGGGGCGATTTAGAAGGAATTTTCCAACTTGAATCTAGTGGAATGAGGCAAATAGTAAAAGATCTAAAGCCCTCATCTCTTGAGGATATTTCTTCGATTCTTGCTCTTTATCGTCCAGGTCCTCTTGATGCAGGATTGATTCCTAAATTTATAAATAGAAAACATGGGAAGGAGAGTATTGATTTTCAACATCAATCACTTGAGCCAATTTTAAGTGAGACTTATGGAATCATGGTTTATCAAGAGCAGATCATGAAGATTGCACAGGATTTAGCCGGATATTCGCTTGGGCAAGCAGATTTATTGAGAAGGGCAATGGGTAAGAAAAAAGTATCCGAGATGCAGCGCCATAGAACGCTCTTTGTTGATGGAGCTGTTAAAAATGGTGTCACAGATGTCATCGCTGAACAGTTATTTGATCAAATGGTTTTATTTGCTGAATACTGCTTTAACAAAAGTCATTCAACTGCTTATGGAGCTGTTACTTATCAGACTGCTTATTTAAAAGCACATTATCCTGTCGCTTATATGGCGGCATTGCTTACCGTTAATGCTGGATCGGCTGACAAGATTCAAAGATATATTTCTAACTGTAATTCAATGGGCATAAACGTAATGCCTCCAAATATCAATACCTCTGGTGTTGATTTCACTCCAAAAGATAATTCAATTCTTTTTGGTTTTTCGGCTGTCAAAAATTTAGGTGATGGTGCAATTAGAAAAATTATCACCTCTAGAGATGAAGATGGCGAATTTACTTCTTTAGCACAATTATGTGATCGAATTTCACTTGGTTCCGTTAACCGAAGAGGACTTGAGGCGTTGATACATAGTGGAGCGCTTGATTGTCTTGAAAAAAATGCAAATCGCGCTCAGCTTATTGCTGATTTGGATTTAACTATTGAATGGGCTTCTTCTAGAGCAAAAGATAGAACTAGCGGTCAAGGTAATCTCTTCGATTTATCTAATTCCACAAATAATGAATCATCACCGACTGATGATTATTCATCAGCTCCAAAGGCGAAAGAAGTCCAAGAGTATCTTCCTTCAGACAAACTTAAATTAGAAAAAGAGCATGTTGGATTCTATCTATCTGATCATCCTTTGAAGCAACTTTCAGAACCAGCAAAATTGATTGCTCCTATAAGCCTTAGTTCTTTAGAAGAGCAAAAAGATAAGTCAAAGGTTAGTGTTATTGCAATGATTCCAGAAATGAGAGAAGTCACAACTAGAAAAGGTGACAGGATGGCAATTATTCAACTAGAGGATTTAACTGGTTCTTGTGAAGCTGTTGTTTTCCCCAAAAGTTATGAACGATTATCAGATCATTTGATGGTTGAAACGAGGTTATTGATATGGGGCAGCGTAGACAGGAGAGATGAAACTGTTCAATTGCTTATTGATGATTGTCGTGAAATTGATGACTTAAGATTTCTCTTGATTGATCTTCGTCCTGATCAAGCTACAGATATCAATATTCAGCATAAATTAAGAGAATGCCTTTCTAAAAACAGACCTAACAGAAATGAATTAGGTGTACGTATCCCAGTAGTAGCATGTCTAAAGGACAACACTAATACTAGGTATGTAAGGTTGGGTGATCAATTTTGCGTAAAGGACACTGACCTGGCTTTGGAGGCACTATCTAAGAATTCCTTCATTGCAAGATCAAGTAAAAGCCTTGTAATTTAAACTTATTTTCAACTTGAAATATCTTTTTGACTTGTTTTGAATGCATCTTTCATCCTATTGATGTTTGGCTTTATGTTCTCAAAACCAAGAAAACTTCCAGTATTTAAATCCCAACTAGCTGAGAGTATTCCATAACTTAATCCTAATAAACCTATAAGGAAACAAAGCGCTGAACTTACAAGAGTGACTGTTGGAGATATTTCAGCAATACCTTTGCTTATTAAAAAATAACTCCCAATAAATACTCCCATGCCACTTAGGGTTGGAATGCCTGTCGTAAAAGCTATTCTTCTTGCCATTCTATTTGCAACATAGCTTGGTATTCCTGAGTTCTTGCTACTACTTTTTGAAGATTTCTTTGAAACTATTTTTGGAGCCGAGTTATTGCTGGAGAATCCTATTTTTACTTCTTTAGGTTGGTCCTTTTTGTTTTTCTTTGAACCTTTCATTAGCTTCTAGCAATCTAGTACCAGCAATTATCCTCTAATAGCTAATTTTTCAATGAGCTCTGTATATCTTTTTTCACTTTTAGAACGTACATAACCTAAAAGTCTTTTTCTCTGCCCAATCATTTTGAGCAATCCTTGTCTTGAGGAGAAATCATGGATATTGCCTTGAAGATGTGTGCTTAATTTTGAGATCCTTGTGGTAAGCATCGCAACTTGAACTTCTGCTGAGCCAGTATCAGTTGGATGTACTTGATGTGTGTTGATTAGATTTTGTTTCTCTTCTGTGCCAAGTGACATTTGTTTAACTTTTCTTATTCATCAATTCTAATTTAATCCCTAGCCTTCTATCAAGTACTCTTTTCACTTAATTTCATAAGAATCTCTTTGAGATGTTTATC is a genomic window containing:
- a CDS encoding PAM68 family protein; this encodes MKGSKKNKKDQPKEVKIGFSSNNSAPKIVSKKSSKSSSKNSGIPSYVANRMARRIAFTTGIPTLSGMGVFIGSYFLISKGIAEISPTVTLVSSALCFLIGLLGLSYGILSASWDLNTGSFLGFENIKPNINRMKDAFKTSQKDISS
- the rpsO gene encoding 30S ribosomal protein S15, with product MSLGTEEKQNLINTHQVHPTDTGSAEVQVAMLTTRISKLSTHLQGNIHDFSSRQGLLKMIGQRKRLLGYVRSKSEKRYTELIEKLAIRG